The proteins below are encoded in one region of Oryzias melastigma strain HK-1 linkage group LG9, ASM292280v2, whole genome shotgun sequence:
- the serinc5 gene encoding serine incorporator 5, whose amino-acid sequence MCTPCCVSQLACCCGSAACSCCCNCCPKIKQSTGTRIMYAVYFLLVTFICGVMMYPTVEEEMRKNIPFFSELCVKMKAGENCSTLVGFSAVYKMCFGMACFFLFFCILTFGVRSSTGWRATIHNGFWLLKFALLVGCCTGAFFLPDEDNFLTVWRYIGAGGGFIFLFIQLMMLVKFAHRWNTNWSSGVEYNRLWYAALALVTLVLFTIAVGAMVFMGIYYTHPEACIYNKVFLGINGSLCLFVSLLAISPFIQKLQPKSGLLQPGVISVYVMYLTFSAFSSKPKEVVQVDGMNTTVCVFPFKTGSESDKQIVTVVGAIFLLGCITYSCLNSTTRRSSAFLQVYRNCEPEAERARCFFCCGDDTEDYDEEKSGPGQDVIYDEREKTIYNYSYFHFVFFLGSLYVMMAVTNWFHYDGHRIEKLLDGSWSVFWLKMVSCWVCLFLYLMTLIAPLMCPKHFEA is encoded by the exons ATGTGTACCCCGTGCTGTGTCTCGCAG CTGGCCTGCTGCTGTGGATCAGCGGCCTGCTCATGCTGCTGTAACTGCTGCCCGAAGATTAAGCAATCCACGGGAACCAGAATAATGTACGCTGTGTACTTCCTGTTGGTCACATTTATCTGTGGAGTTATGATGTACCCCACTGtggaggaggagatgaggaAAAAT ATCCCGTTCTTCAGCGAGCTGTGTGTGAAGATGAAAGCCGGGGAGAACTGCAGCACTCTTGTTGGGTTCTCAGCTGTCTACAAGATGTGCTTTGGAATGGCttgcttcttcctttttttctgtatccTAACTTTTGGGGTCAGAAGCAGCACAGGCTGGAGAGCAACCATTCATAACGG ATTTTGGTTGTTGAAGTTTGCTTTGTTGGTGGGTTGCTGCACCGGCGCGTTCTTCCTGCCAGATGAGGACAACTTTTTGACAG TGTGGCGATATATCGGTGCTGGAGGtggatttattttcctttttatccaGCTCATGATGTTAGTGAAGTTCGCTCACAGGTGGAACACAAATTG GAGTTCAGGCGTTGAGTACAATCGTCTTTGGTACGCGGCGCTGGCGCTTGTGACTCTGGTTCTCTTCACCATTGCTGTGGGCGCAATGGTCTTCATGGGGATTTACTACACTCACCCGGAGGCCTGTATTTATAACAAGGTCTTCCTCGGAATCAACGGCAGCCTCTGTCTTTTTGTGTCCCTGCTGGCCATCTCTCCCTTCATACAGAAAT TGCAGCCCAAGTCCGGCCTGCTTCAACCAGGGGTCATCAGCGTGTACGTCATGTACCTCACCTTCTCAGCTTTCTCCAGCAAACCCAAAGAAG TGGTGCAAGTTGACGGTATGAACACAACCGTGTGCGTGTTCCCCTTCAAAACTGGGTCAGAGAGTGACAAGCAGATCGTCACTGTTGTGGGAGCCATCTTCCTGCTTGGCTGCATCACCTACTCTTG TCTGAACTCCACTACCAGGAGAAGCTCTGCTTTCCTCCAAGTGTATCGGAACTGCGAGCCAGAGGCTGAG AGAGCTCGCTGCTTCTTCTGCTGTGGAGATGacacag AGGACTACGATGAGGAGAAAAGTGGTCCAGGTCAGGATGTGATCTACGATGAGAGGGAGAAAACCATTTACAACTACTCCTACTTCCACTTTGTCTTCTTCCTGGGCTCTCTTTATGTCATGATGGCCGTCACCAACTGGTTTCA CTACGATGGTCATAGGATCGAGAAGCTGTTGGATGGGAGCTGGTCAGTCTTCTGGCTCAAAATGGTCTCCTGTTGGGTCTGCCTCTTCCTGTATTTGATGACTCTAATTGCTCCTCTGATGTGCCCAAAGCATTTTGAAGCCTAA
- the thbs4a gene encoding thrombospondin-4a: MRGMCVRVVALSLVLQQLVFTVTAQGIVYDLLVSPDCLPDLLQGSLKNKGRDEAFLLSSFRLFNKAPTSLFSVYNPKDNNKYLELSVQAKLNKVTLRYQKTDGRFGTTSFNHPSLADGQIHHVMLHARGLQRGPPRLDMYVDCRLVHTLNDLPAAFGSLPSGPNKVALRTLQSGGQDVLTDLKLVIDDSRENVATLQDCMMEPAESLHLLGIQGGRVVQDQVTMLELKAMVSEMRELLHKQIKETNFLRNTIAECLACGLGGSPTNVDANKGAVPNPLQYVMQPQPLTLCPPGTCFRQNMCIPTESGGFQCAPCPDGFTGDGVSCDDVDECQFNPCFPGVRCVNTAPGFRCEKCPLGYMGAEINGVGVSYAKSHKQVCEDVDECLGPPLNGGCTANSHCYNTVGSFRCGDCKTGFTGDQTRGCHGARLCPNGQPSPCDINGECIIERTGSIGCVCGVGWAGNGYVCGQDTDIDGYPDNKLQCRDNNCKKDNCVYTPNSGQEDADRDGTGDACDHDADSDGIINEDDNCWLVPNVDQKNTDKDVHGDACDNCKTVENPSQKDTDKDGLGDECDDDIDGDGLKNILDNCQKVPNPDQRDRDNDGVGDACDSCPDVANPNQSDSDDDLVGDTCDDNIDSDGDGHQNTKDNCPNVINSSQLDTDKDGMGDECDDDDDNDGIPDSEDNCRLVANRDQKDSDMDKVGDACQGDFDKDNVIDRIDHCPENAEVTLTDFRAYQTVVLDPEGESQIDPNWVVLNQGMEIVQTMNSDPGLAVGYTAFSGVDFEGTFHVNTVTDDDYAGFIFGYQDSSSFYVVMWKQTEQTYWQASPFRAVAEPGIQLKVVKSRTGPGEYMRNSLWHTGNTTDQVQLLWKDPRNVGWKDKVSYRWFLQHRPQVGYIRARFYEGSELVADTGVIIDTSMRGGRLGVFCFSQENIIWSNLNYRCNDNIPDDYQDPSRGQA; the protein is encoded by the exons ATGAGAGGAATGTGTGTCAGAGTGGTTGCTCTGTCTCTGGTCCTGCAGCAGCTGGTATTCACTGTCACTGCTCAGGGTATTG TGTATGACCTGCTGGTGTCTCCGGACTGCCTGCCGGATCTGCTTCAAGGAAGCCTGAAGAACAAAGGGCGAGATGAAGCGTTCCTGCTCTCCTCCTTCAGGCTCTTTAATAAAGCCCCCACATCTCTCTTCAGTGTTTATAACCCCAAAGACAACAACAAATACCTGGAGTTAAGTGTGCAAGCTAAGCTCAATAAAG TGACTCTGCGTTACCAGAAGACGGATGGACGATTTGGCACCACCAGTTTCAACCACCCATCCCTGGCAGATGGGCAGATCCATCATGTCATGCTGCATGCCAGAGGTCTACAGCGCGGCCCCCCTCGCCTCGACATGTATGTCGACTGCAGGCTGGTTCACACTTTAAATGATCTGCCAGCTGCGTTTGGGTCACTTCCTTCTGGTCCCAACAAGGTGGCTCTGAGGACTCTGCAGTCGGGTGGACAG GATGTTCTGACAGACTTGAAGCTGGTTATAGACGACTCCAGAGAAAATGTGGCCACTTTGCAGGACTGCATGATGGAACCAGCTGAGTCTTTGCACTTGCTGG GCATACAGGGAGGAAGAGTAGTACAAGATCAGGTGACCATGCTGGAGCTGAAGGCCATGGTGTCTGAAATGAGAGAGCTACTCCACAAACAG ATTAAGGAGACAAATTTTCTGAGGAATACCATTGCAGAGTGTCTGGCCTGTG GACTTGGAGGGAGTCCCACTAACGTGGATGCCAACAAAGGCGCAGTTCCAAATCCCCTGCAGTATGTCATGCAGCCTCAGCCCCTGACTCTGTGCCCGCCTGGGACCTGCTTCAGACAAAACATGTGCATCCCAACAGAATCAGGGGGGTTCCAGTGTGCACCGTGTCCTGATGGGTTCACAGGAGATGGAGTTAGCTGTGATGATGTTGATGAG tgtcAGTTTAATCCATGTTTTCCTGGTGTCCGGTGTGTGAACACCGCTCCTGGTTTCCGCTGTGAGAAATGCCCTCTTGGATATATGGGAGCAGAAATAAATGGGGTTGGAGTGTCTTATGCTAAGTCACACAAAcag GTGTGTGAGGATGTAGACGAGTGTCTTGGTCCACCTTTGAATGGAGGCTGTACAGCCAACTCCCACTGCTACAATACTGTA GGCTCCTTCCGCTGTGGAGACTGTAAGACCGGATTCACAGGTGACCAGACACGAGGCTGTCATGGTGCAAGGCTTTGCCCGAATGGCCAGCCCAGTCCTTGTGACATCAATGGCGAGTGCATCATTGAAAGAACTGGCAGCATTGGCTGTGTG TGTGGAGTTGGTTGGGCCGGTAATGGCTATGTGTGTGGGCAGGACACAGATATTGATGGGTATCCTGACAACAAGCTCCAGTGCAGAGACAACAATtgtaaaaag GACAACTGTGTGTACACCCCTAACTCCGGCCAAGAGGACGCAGACAGGGACGGGACGGGTGATGCCTGCGATCATGACGCAGACAGTGATGGAATCATCAATGAAGAT GATAACTGCTGGCTGGTTCCTAATGTGGACCAGAAGAACACGGATAAAGACGTCCACGGCGATGCTTGTGACAACTGCAAAACTGTGGAAAATCCATCACAGAAAGATACTGATAAAGACGGTCTTGGAGATGAATGTGATGATGACATAGATGGGGATG gcttaaaaaatattcttgacAATTGCCAAAAAGTTCCCAACCCAGACCAGAGGGACAGAGACAATGACGGGGTGGGGGATGCGTGTGACAGTTGCCCCGATGTGGCCAACCCCAACCAG tcGGACTCAGATGATGACCTTGTAGGAGACACATGTGATGACAACATTGACAG TGATGGTGATGGTCACCAAAACACAAAGGACAACTGTCCCAACGTCATCAACTCCTCTCAGCTGGACACGGACAAGGATGGAATG GGAGACGAATGTGACGATGACGACGATAATGATGGCATCCCAGACTCCGAGGACAACTGCAGACTGGTTGCAAACCGAGACCAAAAAGACTCTGACA TGGACAAAGTTGGAGATGCCTGCCAAGGAGACTTTGACAAAGACAACGTGATTGACCGGATTGACCACTGCCCTGAGAATGCGGAGGTCACGCTGACCGACTTTAGAGCTTATCAGACCGTGGTGCTCGACCCGGAAGGGGAGTCACAAATCGATCCCAACTGGGTGGTACTTAACCAG GGCATGGAGATAGTTCAGACCATGAACTCTGACCCTGGCCTTGCTGTAG GTTACACTGCGTTCAGCGGTGTTGACTTTGAAGGAACATTCCACGTAAACACGGTGACGGACGATGACTATGCCGGCTTCATTTTTGGCTACCaagactcctcctccttctaTGTGGTGATGTGGAAACAGACAGAACAGACGTACTGGCAGGCTTCACCTTTCAGGGCCGTTGCTGAGCCAGGAATCCAGCTCAAG GTGGTGAAGTCTAGAACGGGTCCTGGGGAGTATATGAGGAACTCGCTCTGGCACACAGGAAACACAACAGACCAGGTGCAACTTCTGTGGAAAGACCCCAGGAATGTTGGCTGGAAGGACAAAGTGTCCTACCGCTGGTTCCTTCAGCACAGACCCCAGGTTGGATACATAAG GGCTCGGTTTTATGAGGGCTCAGAGCTGGTGGCGGACACGGGGGTGATCATCGACACCAGCATGAGAGGTGGGCGTCTGGGTGTGTTCTGCTTCTCCCAGGAAAATATCATCTGGTCTAACTTAAATTACCGCTGCAACG ATAATATTCCCGACGATTACCAGGATCCCTCCAGAGGGCAGGCCTGA
- the mtx3 gene encoding metaxin-3 isoform X1: MAAAMELRCWGADWGLPSVHTDSLVVLAYSRFSGAKLTVSHIDWTWKTLTANSPELLCGDSVVQEPAQILSFMRKQRFNADYELTARQGADTMAYIALLEEKLRPALLHTFWVDAENYTSLTRPWFASRSPFPLNFIVPSRLASIALSRILLTKGEAPLHRISEIEGKIYSDAKECLNLLSYRLGTANHFFGNSPTSLDAFVFGFVAPLHKASLPSSHLQSHLKQLENLTHFCDNILEVYFSSDHPCPPPPPPPAVQESMDANLQKLTQLVNKESNLIEKMDDNLRSSPQHKPHRLDPKPSLSSANSSSPA, from the exons ATGGCGGCTGCCATGGAGCTGAGATGCTGGGGAGCAGACTGGGGTTTGCCTTCTGTCCACACCGACTCCCTCGTAGTTCTG GCATACTCCAGGTTTTCTGGTGCCAAGCTGACAGTTTCCCACATTGACTGGACATGGAAAACTCTAACAG CAAACAGTCCAGAGTTGCTTTGTGGAGACTCTGTAGTACAAGAACCTGCACAGATTCTCAGTTTTATGAGGAAACAG aggTTTAATGCAGACTATGAGTTGACAGCCAGACAGGGAGCAGACACAATGGCCTACATTGCCTTGCTTGAGGAGAAACTACGACCAGCTTTG CTTCACACATTCTGGGTGGACGCTGAAAACTACACCAGTCTCACACGGCCGTGGTTTGCCTCACGCTCGCCTTTCCCACTAAACTTCATCGTCCCCAGTCGCCTGGCCAGCATCGCGCTCTCCCGCATCCTTCTCACCAAAGGCGAGGCGCCGCTGCACAGAATCTCTGAGATAGAGGGAAAG ATTTACAGTGACGCTAAAGAGTGCCTGAACCTTCTTTCCTACAGACTGGGAACTGCAAACCACTTTTTTGGCAACTC GCCAACCAGTCTGGATGCCTTTGTGTTTGGCTTCGTTGCTCCTCTGCACAAAGCGAGTCTTCCCAGCAGCCATCTGCAGAGCCATCTCAAACAGCTGGAGAACCTCACGCACTTCTGTGACAACATCCTTGAAGTGTACTTCAGCTCAGACCACCCTT gtcctcctcctcctcctcctcctgctgttcAGGAATCGATGGATGCCAACCTTCAGAAACTAACACAGCTTGTAAACAAAGAGTCCAACTTGATAGAGAAG ATGGATGATAATCTTCGCAGCAGCCCGCAGCACAAACCCCACAGACTTGACCCCAAACCCAGCCTGTCCAGTGCGAACAGCTCCTCTCCCGCCTAA
- the mtx3 gene encoding metaxin-3 isoform X2: MAAAMELRCWGADWGLPSVHTDSLVVLAYSRFSGAKLTVSHIDWTWKTLTANSPELLCGDSVVQEPAQILSFMRKQRFNADYELTARQGADTMAYIALLEEKLRPALLHTFWVDAENYTSLTRPWFASRSPFPLNFIVPSRLASIALSRILLTKGEAPLHRISEIEGKIYSDAKECLNLLSYRLGTANHFFGNSPTSLDAFVFGFVAPLHKASLPSSHLQSHLKQLENLTHFCDNILEVYFSSDHPYG; encoded by the exons ATGGCGGCTGCCATGGAGCTGAGATGCTGGGGAGCAGACTGGGGTTTGCCTTCTGTCCACACCGACTCCCTCGTAGTTCTG GCATACTCCAGGTTTTCTGGTGCCAAGCTGACAGTTTCCCACATTGACTGGACATGGAAAACTCTAACAG CAAACAGTCCAGAGTTGCTTTGTGGAGACTCTGTAGTACAAGAACCTGCACAGATTCTCAGTTTTATGAGGAAACAG aggTTTAATGCAGACTATGAGTTGACAGCCAGACAGGGAGCAGACACAATGGCCTACATTGCCTTGCTTGAGGAGAAACTACGACCAGCTTTG CTTCACACATTCTGGGTGGACGCTGAAAACTACACCAGTCTCACACGGCCGTGGTTTGCCTCACGCTCGCCTTTCCCACTAAACTTCATCGTCCCCAGTCGCCTGGCCAGCATCGCGCTCTCCCGCATCCTTCTCACCAAAGGCGAGGCGCCGCTGCACAGAATCTCTGAGATAGAGGGAAAG ATTTACAGTGACGCTAAAGAGTGCCTGAACCTTCTTTCCTACAGACTGGGAACTGCAAACCACTTTTTTGGCAACTC GCCAACCAGTCTGGATGCCTTTGTGTTTGGCTTCGTTGCTCCTCTGCACAAAGCGAGTCTTCCCAGCAGCCATCTGCAGAGCCATCTCAAACAGCTGGAGAACCTCACGCACTTCTGTGACAACATCCTTGAAGTGTACTTCAGCTCAGACCACCCTT ATGGATGA